CCCAAAAAGCAAAAAACAAAAAAATCCCAAGCACAAAACGTCAAACACAGATGAGATGTGGTGTAAGTCCCGGAGAAACGACTTATTACCATTGACTCTGAATTTATTCAGAGGCCGGTATTCAACCCCTTCGGGATTTTGCAAAACTGTTTTGAAAAAGGGGAAAAATAATAATGAATATTATGGCACAAGCCTTTTTCTTCATCAAAATAGGAATTAGCCCCTGAAACTTTGGCAACGAAATGCAGAAACTTAAAGTCTGTTTGTGGTGCGGGGATTTATTATCTTTGCAGCAAAAACAGAATACCGTGGATATTTTAGAAAAGCTTGAAACCATAAAAAACCGTTGGGAAGAAATTGCAGAGCAAATGAGCGATCCTGCTGCTATGGCAGATATGAAACGCTTTGTAAAGCTGAACAAAGACTATAAAGAACTGGAACCGGTGGTAAAAGCTTACAAGGAATACAAAAACCTGTTGGGAAACATCCAAAATGCCAAAGAGATACTGGCCAACGAAAAAGACCCTGAATTCCGGGAAATGGCTAAGGAAGAGTTGGAAGAGCTGCAGCCGAAGCTGAAAGAAATGGAAGAAGAAATCCGGCTGTTGTTGATTCCTAAAGATCCGGAAGACAGTAAAAATGCGGTGATGGAAATCCGTGCCGGAACCGGCGGTGATGAAGCTTCTATTTTTGCCGGGGATTTGTTTCGTATGTACCAGAAATATTGTGAGAGCCGGGGTTGGAAAGTGGATGTGGTGGAGATGAATGAAGGGACAGCCGGCGGTTTTAAAGCCATTGTTTTTAATGTGATTGGTGAAGGGGCGTACGGAACCTTGAAATTTGAATCCGGGGTTCACCGGGTACAACGGGTGCCAAAAACCGAAACACAAGGCCGGATTCATACGTCGGCGGCTTCGGTGGTGGTGCTGCCCGAAGCCGATGAATTTGATGTGGAACTTAACGAAAAAGATATCCGGAAAGATACCTATTGCTCTTCCGGACCGGGCGGACAGTCGGTCAACACGACTTATTCTGCCATCCGGCTGACACATATTCCTACAGGAATTGTCGTTACCTGTCAGGATGAGAAATCGCAAATAAAGAACTTGGCTAAGGCCATGAAAGTACTGCGTACCCGGTTGTACGAACGGGAATACAATAAATATCTCGAAGAGATGTCGTCGAAACGGAAAACCATGGTGAGTACCGGTGACCGTTCGGCAAAAATCCGTACGTATAACTGGCCTCAGGGACGGGTAACCGATCATCGTATCGGATTGACATTGTATAACTTGCAATCCATTATTGACGGAGATATTCAGGAATTGATCGATAAACTGCAAATGGCTGAAAATGCCGAACGGTTGAAAGAAGAGTTTGAGTAAGCCTGAGTATACATCCTTTGCTGAAAATTAATGTTTTATGACATCCAACGAACTTTTTGAGCAGATTCGGAAAAAGCATTCTTTTTTGTGTGTTGGATTAGATACGGATATCAAAAAAATTCCATCTCATTTGCTTTCGGAAGATGATCCGGTTTTTGCTTTTAATCAGGCCGTGATTGATGCCACCCTTCCGTATTCCGTGGCTTACAAAC
The sequence above is drawn from the Candidatus Sulfidibacterium hydrothermale genome and encodes:
- the prfA gene encoding peptide chain release factor 1, whose translation is MLEKLETIKNRWEEIAEQMSDPAAMADMKRFVKLNKDYKELEPVVKAYKEYKNLLGNIQNAKEILANEKDPEFREMAKEELEELQPKLKEMEEEIRLLLIPKDPEDSKNAVMEIRAGTGGDEASIFAGDLFRMYQKYCESRGWKVDVVEMNEGTAGGFKAIVFNVIGEGAYGTLKFESGVHRVQRVPKTETQGRIHTSAASVVVLPEADEFDVELNEKDIRKDTYCSSGPGGQSVNTTYSAIRLTHIPTGIVVTCQDEKSQIKNLAKAMKVLRTRLYEREYNKYLEEMSSKRKTMVSTGDRSAKIRTYNWPQGRVTDHRIGLTLYNLQSIIDGDIQELIDKLQMAENAERLKEEFE